The Fictibacillus phosphorivorans genomic sequence AGAAGCAGATAAGCTAGTGGAGTCGCTATAATCAATGCCAAAACCGTGCGCTGGAACCAGATAATTAGTAGTTTTGGAACACTGATTGGGATTTCTGTTGAGAGTACACACGGTATACTTGCGGATAAAAATAGAATGGAAGCTACGGAGACGACGCCGATTACAAATTTCGTGACAATTGCCGCTTCCGCTACTAAGAGTGCAGGCAGGAACATTTCAGCAACACCGATGGAAGCCGCTTTTGCAGCAAGCATTGCATCGGGAAGCTGCAGGGCCCATGTGATCGGATAGAAAACGTAGCCCAACCAGTCAAAAACAGGCGTGTATTCTGCTAACAAGAGGGCAATTAAACCGACACTCATAATGGAAGGCAATATACTCATCGCCATCAGAAAACCGTCTTTTAAATTCGACCAGATATTTGTAAAAAATGCTGGAGCATTCTGAGAGGAATCCATCGCGTTTCTCCAAGCCGTTTGCAAGTATTTCTCATTCACCTCTTCCTCAGGCTGACCTTCCCCACCTGAGTACGTATCATCCATTCTGCTTAACGGACGAATTCTCACAGTGATTGCCGTTACTAAGAAAGTGACCACGAGCGTCGTCCAGAAGTAGGTGTTCCACATCTCCATAAGCCCTAACGTTTTTGCCACAACGATCATGAACGTTGCAGAAACGGTAGAGAAACCAGTTGCAATGATCGCTGCTTCTTTTACCGTATATTTTCCTTCTTTAAACACGCGGTTCGTGATGAGTAGACCGATCGAATAGCTGCCGACAAAGGAGGCGACGGCATCGACTGCTGATCTGCCCGGTGTTTTCCAAATGGGTCTCATGATTTTTTGCACGAGCACCCCTATAAACTCCATCAGCCCATATCCTACAATAAAGGCTAGGAAGACAGCTCCAAGTGGAACGAGCAACCCAACAGGAATCACAAGTTTCTCAAATAAGAACGGTCCCATGTTCGGATCACTCAACCAGCTCGGACCCCATTCAAAGTAAAGTAGGACAGCTGCAACGAGTCCTACAACTTTTAATAAAGAGAACGTAGTTGTGACTCGGTCTTTGTTCCACGTTTTCGTGTAGAACGGATATACAGCACCGAGCAATATGACGAGCAATGCATAAAGCGGCACTGCTTCACCCGCCGTATCCCTTACCCACGTTACAAGGTGATCGAGTGGAATCGACGACTTTCCTTTCACTGTGATCGGAATGAAGAACATGAAAATACCAACTGCACTGAACAAAAGAAATTTTAAAGAATGAGACCAAGAACCCGCAGTTTTCATTACTTCCAACTCCCTTTCCGCTTGATGAGCCTGCACTTGTCAGGCCCTCTCTACATCTTATCGGGACAAAGTTCGAAATATGACGAGTCGTGCTTGTACAATTTTTATAGGTTATCTTCCGTTTTTGTGTCTTTACATGTCTGATGACAACGTATCTAGGGAATAACAGTTACATAATCAAAGAACAGGAGTGTTTTGTGCATGAAGTATTTTATCAACGTGAACAAAAGTGTAGAAGAAGAGTATGGAAAGATGTTTGTATATGATTCTGAACGCAACAAAGAGAACGAAGACGAACTGGAAGTGTTGAACAATCTAGACGAACAAGATAAAGGAAAACCTTATATTTTTCCGAAGAGCTTCTTGTTAGAGGTTTCAGCTGAGGATTATGAGAGGTATGCTGAGGCGAAGAGAAGTAATGAAGATGTGGATAGTGTCACCGAAAATATTTTA encodes the following:
- a CDS encoding YjiH family protein: MKTAGSWSHSLKFLLFSAVGIFMFFIPITVKGKSSIPLDHLVTWVRDTAGEAVPLYALLVILLGAVYPFYTKTWNKDRVTTTFSLLKVVGLVAAVLLYFEWGPSWLSDPNMGPFLFEKLVIPVGLLVPLGAVFLAFIVGYGLMEFIGVLVQKIMRPIWKTPGRSAVDAVASFVGSYSIGLLITNRVFKEGKYTVKEAAIIATGFSTVSATFMIVVAKTLGLMEMWNTYFWTTLVVTFLVTAITVRIRPLSRMDDTYSGGEGQPEEEVNEKYLQTAWRNAMDSSQNAPAFFTNIWSNLKDGFLMAMSILPSIMSVGLIALLLAEYTPVFDWLGYVFYPITWALQLPDAMLAAKAASIGVAEMFLPALLVAEAAIVTKFVIGVVSVASILFLSASIPCVLSTEIPISVPKLLIIWFQRTVLALIIATPLAYLLL